AAATTTTTTTGTGTTCCAGAATGGCTTCCGGCCCGTCCAGCAAAGAGATCATCCGGCCGCCATTTTCTCTGGCATCCGCAAGCGTATCCATAAGCCGGTCGAATGCCTGTTGATCGATGATGGCGGTATAGTCGGGAGAGGCAATGTCCGGATAAAGCTCCTGGGCCACTTTACTGGCCGTTTGAATGAACCGGTCTATTTTGTTTTCCGGAACAAAGATGTAATCCGGTGCAATGCAGGTCTGGCCGGCGTTCATGAGTTTTGCGAACAGGATGCGCCTCACTGCGGTTGTCATATCAAAATCATCGGCCAGGATTACCGGGGACTTGCCCCCCAGTTCCAGGGTGACCGGGACCAGATTTTGGGCCGCAGTCTGCATCACGGTTTTTCCTGTCCGGGGAGATCCGGTGAAAACCAGGTGGTTGAAGGACAGTGCGGAAAAAATGGAAGCAGATACCCCGGGCAGAAAACGGATGTACTCCGAACCTATTTTGGAGGAAAACAGGTCCTGAAGCAGGCGGCACAGATGTTGAGACTGGGCCGCCTGTTTCACCATGACTCGGTTGCCGGCGGCCAGGGCGCTGGTCATGGGGCTGACCGCCAGAAACAGCGGGTAATTCCAGGGGGTGATGATGCCCACCACGCCCTTGGCCTGGGGAATAACCCGGTTCCTGCCGCCCCAAAAAATCATGGAAACGTCACGGCGCTGGGGCTTCATCCATTTTTTAAGCCGTTTGCGGGTATATCTCAGGCCCATCAGGCAGGGGGATATTTCAAGGATCCGGGTTTCGTGAAAGGACCGGTTTCCGAAATCAGCTTGGATGGCCTTGCAGATGGCCTGATCGTTTTCCTTCAGAATTTCTTCGATGGTGTTGAGAAGATTCAGCCGTGTTTTCAAAGGAATAAACGGTTTCTCCAGGCAGGCTCGGGTCTGACGGGTAAATATTCCAAGGGCTTCGATATCTGGTTCAAGGATGGATGGATGCGATATCATGGTGATGACGTCCTTTGGAAACTCTATAGGTTATTGGTAACTGATGTATGGTACCTGGCAACAAAAAATAGATCAATACCAGGAAAAAAAAACGGTGACTATGATTAATGGAATGGCAGCGTGATCGGTTCTTTGAAATGTTACAGTTGAAAACGAAGTGGCCCTGGAGTGGCAACGCCGGCAAAAGATCGATGTCGCTTGACAATGTCCCGGAAAAGTAATACTAATGAAAGTATTACAACCTACTGGAGGTGGACCATGCGTGTGACGATAAAAGGACAGGTCACGATCCCCCGGCATATCCGTGAAAAACTGGGAATTCTTCCTGCCACGGAAATCGCATTTGTTGAGGAAAAAGACCGTGTCTATATTGTAAAAAAGAAAGATCCGGGAAATCGAAATAATCCATTTCGAAAACTCAGGGGTGTGGCAACTGTCAGAATGACAACCGATGAAATAATGGCCTTGACAAGGAAGGATTGATGGACGGCATTCTGGTTGATTCCAATATTATTCTGGACGTTTTTCTTGATGATCCCAATTGGGCAGATTGGTCGGAATCCAAACTTCTGGAATTCAGCTCCATGAAAAAATTATTCATTAATCCAATTATATATATACTTTATCAGAAACAAGCCCAGAGTACAAGCACTAATTTTGGTTTTTTCTAACAAGCAATATAGCCCATGATGCTTTATTATCAGTATTTTTGTCATTTTTTGTTTCTTATCGGTCAAAACGAGAATGAGTAAAGAAATCATAAGGATATGATCAAGTATGGCATTCTGATGGCTTGTAACCGATTGATATTATTGAATCCAACTGAATTTTGTGACTATAGCATTATATCTATCAATCAAATAATCTATGAACACACTATTCCTTTCAAGCCTGAACCTTAAACGATTGAGCCTTTCTCCTGAATCTTCACTATCATTGGCATGCTTTGAAAGTTTTTTGATAGTTTCAAAATATTCTTTATTTTCAATGGGTGTATCAAAGAGTATGGATTCTATATAGGCCGATTCATAGACAAGTTTTTCCAAATAATAAAGTGATGCGCTTGTAGCACGAATATAATTACTATTAGAAATGTCTTCTCTTATTTGAGTCTCTGTCTGTAATAGTCGCCTTTTTATTAGTAAAGTAATAATTGATGTTGTAGTTTCAGGCAAAAGACCCAAAATTTCACAATCTTTTATAACCGAGTGAATTGGAACAAATCCATGCCCAATTTCTGATTCTGACATTTTATCTCGATCTCGTAGAACTCTACCAATTACGGTTATTCTATTAAAATGATTGGCATCTCCTCGTCCATCTATTGAAAAAATGTTTAGAATATCACTCGCACTTTCAGAAAAATATTCCCTATCACACAGCATAATGGCTGTAACAAATTCATGAAAACCAATAAAAAGATCCATGTTTTTTCTGACGGCGCGAAGGAGGGAATTAACATTTGTATGCCCTGAATACATAAATCTTGCAAAAAAATCTAAAGGTCGACGAACTTCCCCAGGGCATAAGTATTCTGCGAATTCTATAAATCGTTTATCTTCTCCTAAAACTGTTTTAGCTAAAAGGGAAACAACTTCGTCAATCTCTTTCGGAGTTAATTTGTGTGAGTTCCCCCCTTGACCAAGTAATCTTTGATCACAAATAAGTTTTTTGGCATATTTGAATCGTTTGGCTATTATTTGTTCTAAACGAGGGGCTTGAACGTGGTATGAAATAGAGTGGAAAGCGCTCAAAGCTCCAAAGTCTCTATTTTTCCAATAACTTTCTTCCCTCAAGGAAATCAAACATGAACAATTTAGAGATTGGGCCATCTTTTGAGCAACCAAAAAAACATCATTTTGAATAGTTGAATCGTGTTGGTCAGCATTATCAAAGACTAAAAAAGGCCTTCGACCATATTTTTTTGATGCTGCTTGTAAGGTTCGTATTGAGTGATCACTGGTATTTTCATAAAGGGTCATAATCCTCTCTGAAAATTTCTCCTCAAATTTGGCTTTATCTTTTTTCCAAATCGGGGATAATACACCTCTTCTCAACCTCTCATATTCTTTATGGTAGATCTGTTTAAGCATTTCCCATGAGTCGATATCGACGGATGGATGTTCTTTCTCTAAAGACTCTAAGATTTGTTCGGCAACCCATGGCAATAGTTTTTCACCGGTCCCGCTATAGAGATTAAAATTAACATACGCCCATAGGCAATGTTCATCAATTTGCTCTTTCGCTAAAATTTTA
The sequence above is a segment of the Desulfotignum phosphitoxidans DSM 13687 genome. Coding sequences within it:
- a CDS encoding aldehyde dehydrogenase family protein translates to MISHPSILEPDIEALGIFTRQTRACLEKPFIPLKTRLNLLNTIEEILKENDQAICKAIQADFGNRSFHETRILEISPCLMGLRYTRKRLKKWMKPQRRDVSMIFWGGRNRVIPQAKGVVGIITPWNYPLFLAVSPMTSALAAGNRVMVKQAAQSQHLCRLLQDLFSSKIGSEYIRFLPGVSASIFSALSFNHLVFTGSPRTGKTVMQTAAQNLVPVTLELGGKSPVILADDFDMTTAVRRILFAKLMNAGQTCIAPDYIFVPENKIDRFIQTASKVAQELYPDIASPDYTAIIDQQAFDRLMDTLADARENGGRMISLLDGPEAILEHKKI
- a CDS encoding AbrB/MazE/SpoVT family DNA-binding domain-containing protein; translation: MRVTIKGQVTIPRHIREKLGILPATEIAFVEEKDRVYIVKKKDPGNRNNPFRKLRGVATVRMTTDEIMALTRKD
- a CDS encoding PIN domain-containing protein; the encoded protein is MDGILVDSNIILDVFLDDPNWADWSESKLLEFSSMKKLFINPIIYILYQKQAQSTSTNFGFF